Proteins from one Acidaminococcales bacterium genomic window:
- the eutC gene encoding ethanolamine ammonia-lyase subunit EutC, with protein MAVTDTAKNGKDCLADIAAVNLREEILIPHPANRDELLRRKKHTPARLGCWRCGPRCLTGTLLRFRADHAAAMDAVFTEVPAEFLTRCGLFAVSTLCRSKDEYLTKPYLGRKFSDETIAFIQGKCRPAPSVQIYISDGLSGAAIEANAEDTLQGALQGLKAGGIDCGTPFFVRYGRVRAMDEITEALNAKVTIVLIGERPGLATAESMSAYISYMGYPGMPENNNIVIANIHRAGTPPVEAGAYIAHVADRMLKQKVLSVHDLKL; from the coding sequence ATGGCGGTTACCGATACGGCGAAAAATGGAAAAGATTGCCTTGCCGACATAGCGGCGGTCAACTTGCGCGAAGAAATATTGATTCCCCATCCCGCCAACCGGGATGAACTGCTGCGACGCAAAAAGCATACGCCGGCGCGCCTCGGCTGCTGGCGCTGTGGGCCGCGCTGCCTGACGGGTACTCTCCTGCGCTTTCGCGCCGACCACGCGGCGGCTATGGATGCTGTATTTACCGAAGTTCCCGCAGAATTTTTAACCCGTTGCGGCCTGTTCGCCGTCTCCACCCTTTGCCGGTCCAAGGACGAATATCTGACCAAACCGTACCTTGGGAGAAAATTCTCCGACGAAACCATTGCGTTCATCCAGGGAAAATGCCGCCCCGCCCCGTCGGTGCAGATTTATATATCGGACGGGCTGTCTGGCGCGGCGATCGAGGCCAACGCCGAAGATACGCTGCAGGGCGCCCTGCAAGGGCTGAAAGCCGGCGGGATAGATTGCGGCACGCCCTTTTTCGTGCGCTATGGCAGAGTAAGGGCGATGGATGAAATAACCGAAGCGCTAAACGCCAAGGTAACAATCGTCCTGATTGGCGAAAGGCCCGGCTTGGCCACCGCCGAGTCCATGAGCGCCTACATCTCTTATATGGGCTATCCGGGCATGCCGGAGAACAACAACATAGTTATTGCCAATATTCATCGGGCGGGCACGCCGCCGGTGGAAGCCGGGGCGTATATCGCCCATGTGGCGGATCGGATGCTCAAGCAAAAAG